The following are encoded in a window of Natranaeroarchaeum aerophilus genomic DNA:
- a CDS encoding DNA polymerase V family protein — protein sequence MERRTYLQSGTAVVGCLLVAGCLDDDDTEDEANGDEENGEDETGDEENGETQEESRDDTEIAAEYIDDADRNLEQAISTFEDELDAVDSIEDGHFDISLIQSYIDDGESDLDEAAEYASQDQRDEIDARRDLITFLREFVAVFESLDSGVEDIETADSYIDAERFSDAIDRVDSAHSHFQDASSSAEAAQDAYADVDRDVLESLSDINPNELQSAIDEMQTIVDSMVPLADGFASLISGLELFLDGLEHFEREEWHSSYERIEDSEDEFSDAVTAFRDGEEIAPGDIRDDFIEFTCAAENFETAAGHWAAAARAAEDGDWDRADEESQLGNEALESDCEIGI from the coding sequence ATGGAACGACGAACATACCTGCAATCGGGCACTGCGGTCGTGGGATGTTTGCTGGTCGCCGGCTGCCTCGATGACGACGATACTGAGGATGAAGCAAACGGCGATGAGGAAAATGGAGAGGACGAGACCGGTGACGAGGAGAACGGCGAGACACAGGAGGAGTCCCGTGACGATACCGAGATCGCGGCCGAGTACATCGATGATGCCGACCGGAACCTCGAACAGGCGATTTCCACGTTCGAAGACGAACTCGACGCAGTCGACAGTATCGAGGACGGTCATTTCGATATCAGTCTGATACAGTCGTATATCGACGACGGAGAGTCGGATCTCGACGAGGCGGCGGAGTACGCAAGTCAGGATCAGCGAGACGAGATCGACGCACGCCGTGATCTGATCACGTTCCTGCGCGAGTTTGTCGCAGTGTTCGAGTCGCTGGATTCTGGTGTCGAAGACATCGAAACAGCCGACAGCTATATCGACGCAGAACGGTTCAGTGACGCGATCGATCGGGTCGACTCGGCTCACTCGCACTTCCAGGACGCGAGTTCGAGCGCCGAGGCGGCTCAGGATGCGTATGCGGATGTCGACAGGGATGTCCTCGAATCACTGTCGGATATCAACCCGAACGAACTCCAGAGCGCGATCGACGAGATGCAGACCATCGTCGACAGTATGGTCCCGCTGGCGGACGGGTTCGCGTCGCTAATCTCCGGGCTCGAACTGTTTCTGGATGGGCTCGAACACTTCGAGCGCGAGGAGTGGCACAGCTCCTATGAGCGTATCGAGGATTCGGAAGACGAATTTTCCGATGCCGTCACCGCGTTCCGCGATGGTGAAGAGATCGCGCCCGGTGATATTCGCGACGATTTCATCGAGTTTACCTGTGCTGCAGAGAACTTCGAGACTGCGGCCGGACACTGGGCAGCGGCGGCACGGGCCGCCGAGGACGGCGACTGGGACCGTGCTGACGAAGAATCACAACTGGGCAACGAAGCACTCGAATCCGACTGCGAGATCGGGATCTGA
- a CDS encoding thioredoxin family protein, whose translation MTDSDRPANEVQGDGIDRPAGLYDTADLDEFVADHDLALVEFYTDGCSICQSMEPILGNVHRSSPATVGTINPRNDPPLIDEFDVRSVPLFVLFVDGEPVERIAEGFVETERLIDLIESHAG comes from the coding sequence ATGACCGACTCGGATCGACCAGCGAACGAGGTGCAAGGGGACGGGATCGATCGTCCTGCTGGCCTGTACGACACCGCCGACCTCGACGAATTCGTCGCCGACCACGACCTCGCACTCGTCGAGTTCTACACGGACGGCTGCTCGATCTGTCAGTCGATGGAACCCATCCTCGGGAACGTCCACCGGAGCAGCCCCGCAACCGTGGGAACGATCAACCCCCGTAACGATCCGCCGCTGATCGACGAGTTTGACGTCAGGAGTGTCCCGCTGTTCGTCCTCTTTGTCGACGGTGAGCCGGTCGAGCGGATCGCCGAGGGGTTCGTCGAAACCGAGCGACTGATTGATCTGATCGAATCACACGCGGGCTAG
- a CDS encoding PRC-barrel domain-containing protein: MENSSAEITALVGREVYSNNGVFVGEIEDVRLDLDKQQVTGLALHQLNMDLFSGHVGDGRGIMIPYRWVRSVGDVVLINSIVERLSSPDENDSSEVVV; this comes from the coding sequence ATGGAAAACTCCTCAGCGGAGATCACTGCGCTCGTCGGCCGTGAAGTCTACTCAAACAACGGGGTGTTCGTGGGCGAGATCGAGGATGTCCGCCTCGACCTCGACAAACAGCAGGTGACCGGGCTTGCCCTGCACCAGCTTAATATGGATCTGTTCTCGGGACACGTCGGGGATGGACGCGGCATCATGATCCCGTATCGGTGGGTGCGGTCGGTCGGCGATGTCGTGCTGATCAATAGTATCGTCGAGCGACTTAGCTCCCCCGACGAGAACGATTCGAGCGAAGTCGTCGTGTAG
- the tbsP gene encoding transcriptional regulator TbsP, translating into MTSNLLDTQLDEILREMIDDADEELLLVNPAEETIETFVDVATHLDGELPSVQLLAEERTLKDVMDDFIIASNTADLVEMGVLTLRTVESPPRNSLVITDESIVALIDTGNEVAGLVSEDDAFVDRTVETYRSRWEAADEFNLRTPPISRVRETLSEEISADAEADFSNILDSLETARGDGDGLDEVTISLLVAAKNEALLYDISKWGEDVGIASKATFSRTKTRLEDMGLIDTEKVPIDVGRPRLRLKFGDDRLRDADNGQLATTAQSILN; encoded by the coding sequence ATGACTTCGAATTTACTCGACACACAGCTTGATGAAATTCTTCGCGAGATGATCGATGACGCCGACGAGGAGTTGTTGCTCGTGAACCCGGCGGAGGAGACGATCGAAACGTTCGTCGATGTCGCGACGCATCTCGACGGCGAGCTCCCGTCTGTCCAGCTTCTTGCCGAGGAGCGGACGCTCAAAGACGTCATGGACGACTTCATCATCGCGAGTAACACCGCCGACCTCGTCGAGATGGGCGTACTCACGCTTCGGACGGTCGAAAGCCCGCCCCGGAACTCGCTCGTCATTACCGACGAGTCCATCGTCGCACTAATCGACACGGGCAACGAGGTTGCCGGACTCGTCTCGGAGGACGATGCATTCGTCGATCGGACAGTCGAGACGTATCGCAGCCGGTGGGAGGCAGCCGACGAGTTCAATCTCCGAACCCCACCGATCTCCCGCGTTCGCGAGACGCTCAGCGAAGAGATCAGTGCCGACGCCGAGGCCGACTTCTCCAACATTCTCGACTCCCTCGAAACGGCCCGCGGTGACGGCGACGGTCTCGACGAAGTAACGATCAGCCTGCTCGTCGCGGCGAAAAACGAGGCACTGCTTTACGACATCAGCAAGTGGGGCGAGGACGTCGGGATCGCCTCGAAAGCGACCTTTTCGCGGACGAAGACGAGGCTCGAAGACATGGGCCTGATCGATACCGAAAAAGTCCCGATCGACGTCGGTCGACCGCGACTCCGCCTGAAGTTCGGCGACGACCGCCTTCGTGACGCTGACAACGGTCAGCTCGCGACGACGGCCCAGTCGATCCTGAACTAG